Proteins encoded within one genomic window of Tidjanibacter massiliensis:
- the rpsD gene encoding 30S ribosomal protein S4, with amino-acid sequence MARYIGPKTKIVRKFGEPIYGVDKTLEKKNYPPGQHGINRKRKKVSEYGTQLSEKQKAKYTYGVLEKQFHKTFEEAARMGGITGENLLKLLESRLDNVVYRLGIAPSRAAARQLVSHRHITVNGNVVNIPSYSLKVGDVVAVREKSKSLEVITESLAGKRNRYPWLEWDGATMSGRFLQKPEREDIPENIKEQLIVELYSK; translated from the coding sequence ATGGCAAGATATATAGGACCAAAAACCAAGATTGTACGTAAGTTCGGTGAGCCTATCTATGGGGTCGACAAGACTCTGGAGAAGAAGAACTATCCTCCCGGACAGCACGGCATCAACCGTAAACGCAAGAAAGTATCGGAATACGGTACTCAGCTCAGCGAGAAACAGAAGGCGAAATATACCTACGGTGTACTCGAAAAACAGTTCCACAAGACTTTTGAAGAGGCTGCCCGTATGGGCGGTATCACGGGCGAGAACCTGCTCAAGCTGCTCGAATCGCGCCTCGACAACGTGGTATACAGGTTGGGCATCGCTCCTTCGCGTGCGGCTGCGCGTCAGCTCGTTTCTCACCGTCATATCACTGTGAACGGCAACGTAGTGAACATTCCTTCGTACAGCCTGAAAGTGGGCGACGTGGTGGCCGTTAGGGAGAAATCCAAGAGCCTCGAGGTCATCACCGAATCTCTGGCAGGAAAACGCAACCGTTATCCGTGGCTGGAGTGGGACGGTGCGACGATGAGCGGACGTTTCCTCCAGAAACCGGAGCGTGAGGATATTCCCGAGAATATCAAGGAACAGTTGATAGTCGAGCTCTACTCGAAATAG
- the rpsK gene encoding 30S ribosomal protein S11 — protein MAKKTSTTKKRVVKVEPVGMAFVHSTFNNVIVTLTNGIGEVISWSSAGKMGFRGSKKNTPYAAQMAAADCAKVAYDAGLRKVKVYVKGPGAGRESAIRTIHGSGIEVMEIIDVTPLPHNGCRAPNRRRV, from the coding sequence ATGGCAAAGAAAACAAGTACGACTAAGAAAAGGGTTGTCAAGGTTGAGCCCGTGGGTATGGCGTTTGTCCATTCTACCTTCAACAACGTCATCGTCACCCTTACCAACGGCATCGGAGAGGTTATTAGTTGGAGTTCGGCAGGCAAGATGGGCTTCAGGGGGTCCAAGAAAAACACCCCCTACGCTGCCCAGATGGCTGCTGCGGACTGTGCGAAAGTGGCATACGATGCCGGTCTGCGCAAGGTGAAGGTTTACGTCAAGGGTCCGGGTGCCGGCCGCGAATCGGCTATCCGTACGATACACGGTTCGGGCATCGAGGTGATGGAAATCATCGACGTTACGCCGCTGCCGCACAACGGTTGCCGTGCTCCTAACCGTCGCAGGGTATAA
- the rpsM gene encoding 30S ribosomal protein S13, whose protein sequence is MARIVGVDLPKNKRGEIGLTYIYGIGRSTSRRILDMAGVDPNMKVQDWNDDQVAAIRNAIAESGIKVEGECRSQVQLNIKRLMDIGCYRGIRHRLGLPVRGQSTKNNARTRKGKKKTVANKKKATK, encoded by the coding sequence ATGGCACGTATAGTAGGTGTAGATTTACCCAAAAACAAACGCGGCGAAATAGGCCTTACCTATATCTACGGCATAGGCCGCAGCACTTCGCGCAGGATTCTCGATATGGCCGGCGTGGACCCTAACATGAAGGTACAGGATTGGAACGACGACCAGGTTGCAGCCATTCGTAACGCCATCGCCGAAAGCGGTATCAAGGTGGAGGGCGAATGCCGTTCGCAGGTACAGCTCAACATCAAACGTCTGATGGATATCGGTTGTTACCGCGGCATCCGTCACCGTCTGGGCCTTCCGGTACGCGGACAGAGTACCAAGAACAATGCCCGTACCCGCAAGGGAAAGAAGAAAACCGTGGCTAACAAGAAAAAAGCAACCAAGTAA
- the rpmJ gene encoding 50S ribosomal protein L36: MKVKASIKKRSEDCKIVRRKGKLYVICKKTPKYKMRQG; the protein is encoded by the coding sequence ATGAAAGTAAAAGCATCAATTAAGAAAAGAAGCGAGGACTGCAAGATTGTAAGGCGTAAGGGGAAACTCTACGTTATCTGCAAGAAAACTCCCAAGTACAAAATGCGCCAAGGCTAA
- the infA gene encoding translation initiation factor IF-1, with translation MAKQAAIEKDGTIIEALSNAMFRVELDNGHIITAHISGKMRMHYIKILPGDKVKVEMSPYDLTKGRISFRYK, from the coding sequence ATGGCAAAACAGGCTGCTATTGAAAAGGACGGAACGATTATCGAAGCGTTGTCCAATGCGATGTTCCGGGTGGAACTCGACAACGGTCATATCATTACCGCCCACATCTCGGGAAAGATGAGGATGCACTACATCAAAATCCTTCCCGGTGACAAGGTAAAAGTGGAGATGTCCCCCTATGATTTGACGAAGGGGAGGATATCGTTCCGCTACAAATAG
- the map gene encoding type I methionyl aminopeptidase, with the protein MITIKTEEEIGLLRENNLLVSATLAEVAKHVAPGVTTLELDRIAEEFIRSHGAVPGFLGYGGFPNTLCVSVNEQVVHGIPSDYALREGDVVSVDCGTVMKGFYGDSAYTFAVGSIDPQVAKLLQVTKEALYKGVAQAKAGNRVGDISAAVQQHAESNGFSVVRELVGHGLGRDMHEDPEVPNYGVRGRGPLLKEGMVICIEPMINMGRRQVVFEKDGWTVRTADRKPSAHFEFAVAIRKGGPDVLTDFGIIEKAIS; encoded by the coding sequence ATGATAACGATAAAGACAGAGGAAGAGATAGGGCTGCTTCGTGAGAACAACCTGCTGGTGAGCGCGACGCTCGCCGAGGTGGCAAAGCATGTGGCTCCGGGTGTCACCACGCTTGAGCTGGATCGCATTGCCGAGGAGTTCATCCGTTCGCACGGAGCAGTCCCGGGCTTCCTCGGGTACGGCGGATTCCCGAATACGCTTTGCGTCTCTGTAAACGAACAGGTGGTGCACGGTATTCCGTCGGATTACGCACTCAGGGAAGGCGATGTAGTTTCGGTAGACTGTGGCACCGTTATGAAGGGGTTCTATGGCGATTCCGCCTATACGTTCGCGGTCGGCAGTATCGACCCGCAGGTGGCGAAGTTACTGCAAGTGACCAAAGAAGCTCTTTATAAAGGTGTCGCACAGGCGAAGGCGGGCAACCGCGTCGGAGATATCTCTGCGGCTGTGCAGCAACATGCCGAATCGAACGGCTTTTCGGTGGTGCGCGAACTGGTGGGGCACGGACTCGGCAGGGACATGCATGAAGACCCGGAGGTGCCCAATTACGGAGTCCGCGGACGCGGCCCGCTGCTCAAGGAGGGAATGGTCATCTGCATCGAACCCATGATTAACATGGGGCGCAGGCAGGTGGTGTTCGAGAAGGACGGATGGACGGTACGTACCGCAGACCGCAAACCTTCGGCCCATTTCGAATTTGCAGTGGCTATCCGCAAGGGAGGCCCCGACGTACTGACCGATTTCGGAATTATCGAGAAAGCGATTTCATGA
- the secY gene encoding preprotein translocase subunit SecY, producing MKKLIQTFQNIFKIEELKKRILYTLGLLLIYRFGSFVVIPGINPNALSSLADQVSGTGLLGLLDIFSGGAFANASIFALGVMPYISASIIMQLVGMVIPYFQRMQREGESGRRKMNQWTRYLTIIVLLLQGSAYIANLYHKLPSEAFVLGPDNFLFKVSTIVVLTAGTMFVMWLGEKITDKGLGNGISLIIMVGIIARLPQALLVEFNMRWAEAVGGMVMLVVEIVILYLVFMATISVLQAVRKVPVQYAKRIVGNKQYGGVRQYIPLKLNAANVMPIIFAQAIMFIPMLFGGKVGAAMANYTGFWYNFVFAILVILFTYFYTAIIVNPNMMADELKRNGGFIPGVKPGKETSRYLDTIMTRITLPGSIFLAIVAILPAFASKLGISQQFSLFFGGTSLLILIGVILDTLKQVESYLLLRHYDGLMKTGRVKGRNG from the coding sequence GTGAAGAAACTTATCCAAACATTCCAGAACATATTTAAGATAGAGGAACTGAAGAAGAGAATACTCTATACTTTGGGCCTTCTTCTTATATATAGGTTCGGTAGTTTTGTGGTGATTCCCGGTATCAATCCCAATGCATTGTCTTCGCTCGCCGACCAGGTGTCGGGGACCGGTTTGCTCGGCCTGCTGGATATCTTCTCCGGCGGTGCTTTCGCCAACGCGTCGATATTCGCACTGGGCGTGATGCCCTACATCTCCGCCTCCATCATCATGCAGCTGGTGGGTATGGTGATACCCTATTTCCAGCGGATGCAGCGCGAGGGGGAGAGTGGACGCCGCAAAATGAACCAGTGGACAAGGTACCTTACCATCATCGTGCTCCTGTTGCAAGGTTCGGCCTATATCGCCAATCTTTACCACAAGCTCCCGAGCGAGGCATTCGTCCTCGGGCCCGACAACTTCCTGTTCAAGGTCAGCACGATAGTGGTACTTACCGCCGGCACCATGTTCGTCATGTGGCTCGGTGAGAAGATTACGGACAAGGGTCTTGGTAACGGTATTTCGCTCATCATCATGGTGGGTATCATCGCCCGCCTGCCCCAGGCGCTTCTGGTGGAGTTCAACATGCGTTGGGCCGAGGCCGTCGGAGGCATGGTGATGCTGGTTGTCGAGATAGTCATTCTCTACCTCGTCTTCATGGCCACGATTTCCGTATTGCAGGCCGTGAGAAAGGTGCCCGTACAGTATGCCAAGCGTATCGTGGGCAACAAGCAGTACGGCGGCGTACGTCAGTACATTCCGCTTAAGCTCAATGCTGCCAACGTGATGCCTATCATTTTCGCCCAGGCGATTATGTTCATCCCGATGCTTTTCGGAGGGAAGGTAGGCGCTGCAATGGCCAACTATACCGGCTTCTGGTACAACTTCGTATTTGCGATACTGGTAATCCTGTTCACTTATTTCTATACAGCGATTATCGTGAACCCCAACATGATGGCCGATGAACTGAAGCGTAACGGCGGTTTCATTCCCGGTGTGAAACCCGGCAAGGAGACCTCCCGCTATTTGGACACCATCATGACGAGAATCACACTTCCGGGCTCCATCTTCCTTGCTATCGTGGCTATTCTGCCGGCGTTCGCATCGAAGCTGGGCATCAGCCAGCAGTTCTCCCTCTTTTTCGGAGGTACCTCGCTGCTGATTCTCATCGGAGTTATTCTCGACACTCTCAAGCAGGTCGAAAGCTACCTCCTGCTGCGCCATTACGACGGTCTGATGAAGACCGGACGTGTGAAAGGCCGCAACGGTTGA
- the rplO gene encoding 50S ribosomal protein L15, which yields MNLNNLKPAEGSTHHDRRIGRGQGSGRGGTSTRGHKGAQSRSGYSRKLGFEGGQMPLQRRLPKYGFTNLKRIEYKPINLSVIDALVTKGNLTEVNVETLIEGGYVSKNDRVKILGNGTLSKAVKVTAHAFSKSAVAAIEAKEGSVVKL from the coding sequence ATGAATCTGAATAATCTTAAACCCGCAGAAGGCTCGACCCATCACGACAGACGGATTGGCCGCGGACAGGGTTCCGGGCGCGGCGGTACTTCCACCCGTGGCCACAAGGGGGCCCAGTCGCGTTCGGGCTATTCGCGCAAGCTCGGTTTCGAGGGCGGCCAGATGCCTCTGCAGAGGCGCTTGCCCAAGTACGGTTTTACCAACCTCAAGAGGATCGAATACAAGCCTATCAATCTGAGCGTCATCGATGCGCTCGTGACCAAGGGCAACCTTACCGAAGTCAATGTCGAGACGCTTATCGAAGGAGGCTACGTTTCGAAAAACGACCGCGTGAAAATCCTCGGTAACGGTACGCTCAGCAAAGCGGTCAAGGTTACGGCCCATGCTTTCAGCAAGAGTGCCGTGGCGGCCATAGAGGCCAAGGAAGGCTCCGTTGTAAAACTCTAA
- the rpmD gene encoding 50S ribosomal protein L30, with product MAKLKITQVRSRIGATERQKRNLDALGLHKMNQTVEHEDSAIIMGMLEKVKHLVRVEAAK from the coding sequence ATGGCAAAATTGAAAATCACTCAGGTACGCAGCCGTATCGGCGCTACCGAACGTCAAAAGAGGAACCTCGACGCGCTCGGACTCCACAAGATGAACCAGACCGTGGAACACGAAGATTCCGCCATCATCATGGGGATGCTCGAAAAGGTGAAGCACCTCGTCCGTGTAGAAGCGGCGAAATAG
- the rpsE gene encoding 30S ribosomal protein S5 codes for MSNTNIKKVRTSDLELKDRLVSIQRVTKVTKGGRTFSFSAIVVVGNENGVVGYGLGKASEVTAAIAKGVEDAKKNLVKIPIINGTIPHFQEYRFGGSQVIVRPAAPGTGVIAGGAMRAVFESVGIKNILAKSKGSSNPHNLVKATIGALTELRDAHTVAQARGISLSKVFNG; via the coding sequence ATGTCAAATACCAACATAAAGAAAGTAAGAACGAGCGACCTCGAGCTCAAGGACAGGCTCGTGAGCATACAGCGCGTCACGAAAGTGACGAAGGGCGGTCGTACATTCAGCTTTTCCGCGATTGTTGTGGTAGGCAACGAAAACGGCGTGGTAGGCTACGGGCTGGGCAAGGCCAGCGAAGTTACCGCCGCCATTGCGAAGGGCGTGGAGGATGCCAAGAAAAACCTCGTGAAGATACCGATAATCAACGGGACCATTCCTCATTTCCAGGAATACCGTTTCGGCGGTTCGCAGGTTATCGTGCGTCCGGCTGCCCCCGGTACGGGAGTGATAGCCGGCGGTGCCATGCGTGCCGTGTTCGAGAGCGTGGGTATCAAGAACATCCTCGCCAAGAGCAAGGGTTCGTCCAACCCCCACAACCTCGTGAAGGCGACCATAGGCGCGCTTACCGAACTTCGCGATGCGCATACCGTGGCACAGGCCCGCGGCATTTCGCTCAGTAAAGTGTTTAACGGTTAA
- the rplR gene encoding 50S ribosomal protein L18, translating to MSINKIERRNRIKMRVRKKVSGTAERPRMTVFRSNKQIYVQFIDDLRGVTLASASSLDKEVAEQMKGINKCQEAAIVGKLAAERAAAKGITMVSFDRNGYLYHGRVKQLADAAREGGLKF from the coding sequence ATGTCAATTAATAAGATAGAAAGACGCAACAGGATTAAGATGCGTGTCCGCAAAAAAGTGAGCGGAACCGCCGAGAGGCCTCGTATGACCGTGTTCAGGAGTAACAAGCAGATTTACGTTCAGTTCATAGACGACCTGCGCGGGGTTACCTTGGCGTCGGCATCTTCGCTGGACAAGGAGGTTGCCGAACAGATGAAGGGCATCAACAAGTGTCAGGAGGCGGCCATCGTCGGCAAGCTCGCAGCAGAGCGTGCCGCAGCCAAGGGCATCACGATGGTATCTTTTGACCGCAACGGTTACCTTTACCACGGACGAGTTAAACAGTTGGCCGACGCCGCAAGGGAAGGCGGACTTAAATTTTAA
- the rplF gene encoding 50S ribosomal protein L6, which yields MSRIGKLPVNLPAGVTVTVSDKNVVSVKGPLGELSQKVDPDIKVAVEGNVLTVTRPTDQPRHRSMHGLYRALIHNMVVGVSKGYEIRQELIGVGYKAEVKGQIIEFSLGFSHDIFFMLPPEVKAEVIQEKKNAPILILKSCDKQLIGQVAAKIRSFRKPEPYKGKGIRFVGEELRRKAGKSANAK from the coding sequence ATGTCAAGGATTGGAAAATTACCTGTAAACCTGCCCGCCGGGGTTACCGTGACGGTATCCGATAAGAACGTGGTAAGCGTGAAAGGACCTCTGGGCGAACTGAGCCAGAAGGTAGACCCGGACATCAAGGTCGCCGTAGAGGGGAACGTATTGACAGTGACACGTCCTACGGACCAGCCCCGCCACCGCTCCATGCATGGTCTCTACCGTGCGCTTATCCATAACATGGTGGTCGGCGTATCGAAGGGATACGAGATAAGGCAGGAGCTCATCGGCGTCGGTTACAAGGCCGAGGTCAAAGGACAGATTATCGAATTCTCCCTCGGCTTCTCGCATGATATCTTCTTCATGCTGCCGCCGGAGGTGAAGGCCGAAGTTATCCAGGAGAAGAAGAACGCTCCTATTTTAATCCTCAAGAGTTGCGACAAACAGCTTATTGGTCAGGTTGCCGCCAAGATACGTTCGTTCCGCAAACCGGAACCGTACAAGGGCAAGGGTATCCGCTTCGTGGGTGAAGAGCTCCGCCGCAAGGCTGGTAAGAGCGCTAATGCTAAATAG
- the rpsH gene encoding 30S ribosomal protein S8, translating to MTDPIADFLTRIRNAVKANHKVVEAPGSKIKQEITKILYDQGYILAYKFGEDERGHATIKIALKYNPQTKVNAIKGLERVSRPGLRRYAGAKEMPKVLNGLGIAIVSTPKGIMTDKRAREENVGGEVLCYIY from the coding sequence ATGACAGATCCAATTGCGGATTTTCTGACAAGAATTAGAAACGCGGTGAAAGCCAACCACAAGGTGGTTGAAGCTCCCGGTTCAAAAATTAAGCAGGAAATTACCAAGATTCTGTACGATCAGGGGTATATCCTTGCGTACAAATTCGGGGAAGACGAGAGGGGGCATGCTACCATCAAGATAGCCCTCAAGTACAACCCCCAGACCAAGGTCAATGCAATCAAGGGACTGGAGCGGGTGAGCCGTCCGGGCCTGCGCCGCTATGCGGGTGCGAAGGAGATGCCGAAGGTGCTCAACGGTCTCGGAATCGCCATCGTCTCCACTCCGAAGGGCATCATGACCGACAAGCGTGCCCGCGAGGAGAACGTAGGCGGGGAAGTATTGTGTTATATCTACTAA
- the rpsN gene encoding 30S ribosomal protein S14: MAKESMKAREVKRQKLVNRYAEKRAALKAAGDQEGLSKLPRNSNPIRLHNRCMITGRPKGYMRQFGISRIQFREMASKGLIPGVKKASW; this comes from the coding sequence ATGGCAAAAGAATCGATGAAAGCCCGCGAGGTAAAACGCCAGAAACTCGTGAACAGGTATGCTGAGAAGCGCGCTGCCCTCAAGGCGGCCGGTGACCAGGAGGGTTTGAGCAAGCTCCCGCGCAACTCGAACCCCATCCGTCTGCACAACCGCTGCATGATTACCGGACGTCCGAAAGGATACATGCGCCAGTTCGGTATCAGCCGTATCCAGTTCCGCGAGATGGCTTCCAAAGGGCTCATCCCCGGAGTGAAGAAGGCTTCCTGGTAG
- the rplE gene encoding 50S ribosomal protein L5, with protein sequence MATYTPTLKTNYREQIVPALMKEFGYKSIMQVPRLQKIVVNQGMGQAVADKKLIEVAAEELSLITGQKAVTTKSRKDISNFKLRKGMPIGVMVTLRSDRMYEFLERLIAVALPRIRDFKGINEKFDGKGNYTLGVAEQIIFPEIDIDKITKIFGMEITFVTSAKSDEEAYALLREFGLPFKNAKKN encoded by the coding sequence ATGGCAACGTACACACCTACACTCAAGACGAATTACAGGGAGCAGATAGTTCCTGCCCTGATGAAGGAGTTCGGTTACAAGAGCATCATGCAGGTACCCAGGCTCCAGAAGATAGTGGTAAACCAGGGAATGGGCCAGGCTGTTGCCGACAAGAAGCTCATCGAAGTGGCTGCCGAGGAGCTCTCCCTCATCACCGGTCAGAAGGCCGTTACCACCAAGTCGAGGAAGGACATTTCGAACTTCAAGCTCCGTAAGGGCATGCCCATCGGCGTGATGGTGACCCTCCGGTCGGACAGGATGTACGAGTTCCTCGAAAGGCTTATCGCCGTTGCCCTGCCGCGTATCCGCGACTTCAAGGGCATCAACGAGAAGTTCGACGGCAAGGGGAACTATACCCTCGGTGTTGCCGAACAGATAATCTTCCCGGAAATCGACATCGACAAGATTACCAAGATATTCGGTATGGAGATTACGTTCGTGACCAGTGCGAAGAGCGATGAGGAAGCTTATGCGCTGCTCCGGGAATTCGGCCTGCCGTTCAAAAACGCAAAAAAGAACTAA
- the rplX gene encoding 50S ribosomal protein L24 — MSAKLHIKKGDTVYVIAGESKSKEKTGRVLEVDVKNQRAIVEGFNMVKKHTKPNSAHPQGGIIEQEAPIHISNLMLADPKTGAPTRVGRRAGEKGKLVRYAKKSGEEIK; from the coding sequence ATGTCAGCAAAATTACATATCAAGAAAGGGGACACCGTCTATGTGATTGCCGGTGAAAGCAAGAGCAAGGAGAAAACGGGCCGCGTGCTTGAGGTCGATGTGAAGAACCAGCGGGCTATCGTCGAGGGTTTCAACATGGTCAAGAAGCACACCAAACCCAACTCTGCACACCCCCAGGGTGGAATCATTGAGCAGGAGGCTCCCATCCACATATCGAACCTGATGCTGGCCGACCCCAAGACGGGTGCACCGACCCGTGTGGGACGCCGTGCAGGTGAGAAAGGTAAATTAGTTCGTTACGCTAAAAAGTCAGGGGAGGAGATTAAATAA
- the rplN gene encoding 50S ribosomal protein L14 → MIQQESRLTVADNSGAKEVLCIRVLGGTRKRYATIGDKIVVSVKSATPSGDIKKGTVSKAVVVRTKKEIRRANGSYIRFDDNAVVLLNNQGEMRGTRIFGPVARELRDQYMKIISLAPEVL, encoded by the coding sequence ATGATACAACAGGAAAGCAGACTTACAGTAGCCGACAACAGCGGTGCGAAAGAGGTTCTTTGCATCCGCGTGCTGGGCGGAACGCGCAAGCGTTACGCCACGATAGGCGACAAGATAGTGGTTAGCGTGAAAAGCGCTACGCCTTCGGGGGATATCAAGAAGGGGACGGTTTCCAAGGCCGTCGTCGTAAGGACCAAGAAGGAGATAAGGCGCGCGAACGGCTCTTATATTCGTTTCGACGACAATGCCGTGGTACTTCTGAACAACCAGGGAGAAATGAGAGGCACCCGTATCTTCGGGCCGGTGGCACGCGAACTCCGCGACCAGTACATGAAGATTATCTCTCTTGCACCCGAAGTATTGTAG
- the rpsQ gene encoding 30S ribosomal protein S17: MERNLRKERIGVVVSNKMDKSIVVAVKRKVKHPIYGKFVNKTTKFTAQDDTNTCNEGDTVRIMETRPLSKTKRWRLVEIIERAK, from the coding sequence ATGGAAAGGAATCTCAGAAAAGAAAGAATCGGGGTGGTTGTCAGCAATAAAATGGACAAATCCATTGTGGTGGCAGTTAAGAGGAAGGTTAAACACCCTATCTACGGCAAGTTCGTGAACAAGACGACCAAGTTCACCGCTCAGGACGATACCAATACGTGCAACGAGGGCGATACCGTCCGTATCATGGAAACCCGTCCGCTGAGCAAGACGAAACGTTGGAGGTTGGTTGAAATAATAGAAAGAGCTAAATAG
- the rpmC gene encoding 50S ribosomal protein L29 — protein sequence MKAVEIKELSVADLQERIEAEKANLNKLKVTHAVSQIENPQNIKKARRDIARMMTILHEKMNK from the coding sequence ATGAAAGCAGTAGAGATTAAGGAGCTCTCCGTGGCAGACCTGCAGGAGCGCATTGAGGCTGAAAAGGCGAATCTGAACAAGTTGAAGGTGACGCATGCAGTCTCGCAGATAGAGAATCCGCAGAACATCAAGAAGGCACGCCGCGACATCGCACGCATGATGACCATTCTGCATGAAAAGATGAACAAATAA
- the rplP gene encoding 50S ribosomal protein L16 translates to MLQPKKTKYRRMQKGRMKGLAQRGNQLAFGSFGIKALDSTWITGRQIEAARQAIVRYMKREGQIWIRIFPDKPITKKPAEVRMGKGKGSPEGFVAPVTPGRILIEAEGVPLEVAQEALRLGAQKLPIATKFVVRRDYTENQN, encoded by the coding sequence ATGTTACAGCCAAAAAAGACCAAATACAGAAGGATGCAGAAGGGGCGCATGAAAGGTCTTGCCCAGAGGGGTAACCAGCTTGCGTTCGGCTCTTTCGGAATCAAGGCGCTCGACTCTACCTGGATTACCGGACGCCAGATTGAGGCGGCCCGTCAGGCTATCGTGCGTTACATGAAGCGTGAAGGTCAGATATGGATAAGGATTTTCCCGGACAAGCCCATCACCAAGAAGCCTGCCGAGGTACGTATGGGTAAGGGTAAAGGTTCGCCCGAAGGGTTCGTGGCTCCCGTTACCCCCGGCCGTATCCTCATAGAGGCCGAAGGGGTGCCGTTGGAAGTCGCTCAGGAGGCACTCCGTCTGGGTGCGCAGAAGCTCCCCATCGCAACCAAGTTCGTCGTAAGAAGGGACTATACCGAAAACCAAAACTAA
- the rpsC gene encoding 30S ribosomal protein S3 → MGQKVNPIANRLGVIRGWDSNWYGGKDFSSKLVEDAKIREYLNARLAKASISKIIIERTLKLVTVTISTARPGIIIGKGGQEVDKLKEELKKLTGKEVQINIFEVKRPEVDAVIVANNIARQLEGRVSYRRAVKTAIASTMRMGAEGIKIQISGRVGGAEMARSETYKEGRIPLHTFRADVDYALAEAITKVGILGVKVWICTGEVYGKRDLFEISGASSFSGTGEGGRRDDRGPRGKRDGNRKRRGGDRPAR, encoded by the coding sequence ATGGGACAGAAAGTAAATCCGATAGCTAACCGCCTCGGCGTAATCCGCGGCTGGGACTCCAACTGGTACGGTGGGAAAGACTTCTCGTCCAAGCTGGTGGAGGATGCTAAAATCCGCGAATACTTGAACGCCCGTCTGGCCAAGGCAAGTATCTCGAAGATTATCATAGAAAGGACGCTGAAGCTCGTCACCGTTACCATCTCGACCGCACGCCCCGGTATCATCATCGGCAAGGGCGGCCAGGAGGTCGACAAACTGAAGGAAGAGCTTAAGAAACTCACCGGCAAGGAGGTGCAGATAAACATCTTCGAGGTGAAGCGTCCGGAGGTGGATGCGGTGATTGTCGCCAACAACATCGCCCGCCAGCTCGAAGGCCGCGTATCGTACCGCCGTGCCGTGAAGACCGCTATCGCATCGACCATGCGTATGGGAGCCGAGGGCATCAAGATACAGATATCCGGTCGTGTGGGCGGCGCCGAGATGGCCCGCAGCGAAACTTACAAGGAGGGACGTATCCCGTTGCATACTTTCCGTGCCGATGTCGATTACGCACTGGCCGAAGCCATCACCAAGGTGGGTATTCTCGGCGTGAAGGTGTGGATTTGTACCGGCGAAGTATATGGTAAGCGCGACCTGTTCGAGATATCGGGCGCAAGCTCGTTCTCCGGTACGGGTGAGGGCGGCCGCAGGGATGACCGCGGTCCGCGCGGCAAGCGTGACGGTAACAGGAAGAGAAGGGGAGGCGACCGTCCGGCACGTTAA
- the rplV gene encoding 50S ribosomal protein L22 — MGSRKHEMAERMKAEKKQIAIASLRDCPTSPRKMRIVADTIRGVEVNRALALLRYSKKEASIRLEKLLRSAIANWEAKNEGERLEDNTLYVKEIMVDSARILKRIQPAPQGRAHRIRKRSNHVTIVVDKKITEEKAN; from the coding sequence ATGGGCTCGAGAAAACATGAAATGGCCGAGAGGATGAAGGCCGAGAAGAAGCAGATAGCCATTGCCTCCCTGCGTGACTGCCCGACCTCCCCGCGCAAAATGCGTATCGTTGCGGATACCATCCGCGGCGTCGAGGTGAACCGGGCGCTGGCACTGCTGCGTTACTCCAAGAAAGAGGCTTCCATCAGGTTGGAGAAGCTGCTCCGTTCGGCTATTGCAAACTGGGAAGCGAAGAACGAGGGCGAAAGACTTGAAGACAATACCCTTTACGTAAAGGAGATTATGGTCGACAGCGCACGCATTCTCAAGAGGATACAACCCGCTCCTCAGGGGCGCGCACACCGTATCCGCAAGCGTTCCAACCACGTTACGATTGTAGTAGATAAAAAGATAACCGAAGAAAAAGCGAACTAA